The genomic DNA gtcttttttttttgtccttattTAAACCAACCATCAGCTTCCTTTCGCTGGATTCCCTCAAATGGCCGCTATGAATCCTCCTCAGCAGCCTCAGATGGTAACCACTCTACTCTAATACAGGTCACATGATGATTTGTAGCTAAAGAATCACTGAATCTAGCTGCTTTGCCAACTTTCTTCCAGGGGTTTCCAGGTGTTGCCATGCAACAGCAGCTTCCCCCACAGCCTGATCCTCTCAGAAGATTCAGGGTgagaaataaatattaaaataaataaaacatcttctGTATGTGGTACAAATGGACACTACATGAAACAACtgttgtttaattaatttccaGCGTCAGATTATGAAACAGGGCAACAACATGAAGATCACTATGGATACTCaggtaaaataatacaattcacAAGAAGCTGTCTGATATGAAATCTCACTgtgaaaattaattaattattttgtctttattttctcagATTCCAGCTCCTACTGACAGcacaacaactactctgtgTGATGAAGATGGTCAACATGTGGATAATTaactaataattattatgaCAATAAAACTTGATTTGTATGATTTTGGCCATAGAGCCTGTGTGCATAAATGTCACATGGAAAAAAGGtgaactgtgcatgtaaaataaataaatctacttAAAAACATCAAACTTTGTTTTGTAGATGTCTCTGTTTTGACGCCAACACAAGCACAACACAACTGTTATGTAAATTATAATGCATCTCTGCTGCCATCTAAAGGACaatgaatataaaaacagaTGAATAAAGTAAATGCCTCATAGATACACACATGCTCCACGAAACCTCCAAAATGTTGGGGTTCAAATTAAGAAAGTAATCCAGAGGTTTTACTTTCTGTGGTACGAGTAAACTTaaatactgttaatatttcagtttttgtgtcaaaatgtacctctgtaaatgtatatattctACTGTATATAGCTGCATCAGTTTCAGGATCGTGCTGAGTCACTGCCACTCCGTCATGTCATACTGGTTCAGCAGAACAGGTGTATctttggtttgaaaaaaaaacaacccacctCACTCCACTTGTCAGATATTCAGGTTTTAATCTTAAGAGAACAAAATAGTTGTACACAGTAggtttaaacaattaaaaaccaAACCTGACCTCTgtgcaaagtttcaagagtttctATGGACGATAACCCCCTTAAAAATGACCACAATGACATggaaaactactactactactacaactactactaataGTTATAATAATTTGAAGAATAACAATAGGTTCCACTCATATATTCGTGCCATTTCGACCCCTGCCATTTGTGCTCGGGTACCTAAATATACATCACTGCCGATtacaaaaaatggaaaaacagaagacatatatgtaaaaaacagaaaacataggACACAACTATTCAAATATAGGGCTTTTTGTTCTAGTCCCTAGAAAACAGATGTGTATTATTGAAGGACAAATTCaattttgtttgtgtcctcaaCATGAATTCAAATGCAGTCGACCATGAACACACATTAGCCAGTGAAACACCAACATGAGTCTGAACATGATGTACAACTCTTGACAAATGTCTGATTATAAGCTTTCAgcctctgttttcctttttattctcataatttgACAAAACCCCTGCTGCATTTCAAATCTGTAATTACACGCTGAAGCAGCACACTTCAACATATGTGCACATAAACTGCCAATGAGACACCGGTGCTTTTAGAGTGAAAAGTGCATATCGTTACAAATTCAGAATCCTTGTAAACTTGTCAATAACTCAACACAGACCCGTGTCATGGCATTTAGAGGCATGACTGGCGCCTAATAACACACTTACCTGTCCTGTGTTGTAAGTGTCTGAGTCTGTTGCCATGAGAAATGTCTGTGACACTGACCACACATTGTCTGGACAGGCTGATGGTGGATTTTAACAGCTCACATCAGAGAATTTAAAAGGGATATGGACCGGGTGAGGAGGCAGGCACTCAGGAAAGGAAAGCAGAACCAGAGAAACTCTACAAAGACTTGGTAGTGCTTGTGCTTCGGTTAAACTTTTCCCATGTCTTGGTAATAGTGAAGtggatgattttgtttttaatgcctcATATTTTTACGCACTGTAGGACACCATGGATCTAAAAACGGCCTGTCTGTTGGTTTGTCTATTGAGGACCAGCTTCGCTCTGCCAGTGAGTGACATGCATTGTTCTATTATACTGTACGTCTGATTGCTCTTGTAGCATCTAAAAGGAAAATATAACATGCTATTCCTTCTCTTTTACAGCTGCAGATTGGAATTATTGCAAGCAACAGCAATGaggtaaaaaagtcatttatGCATTCACATCTACTGCAACAGAACCCTTTTCCCTGTCATACAATGAGCTAATGCaacagttttgtgttttcagatcCTAAGACTGAATGGACTAACTCTTGCAGCACTTGCACAAGCACAGGTACAGGCTGGACTCACAAATATGTGTGCTGCTCTAATGCTAATCATAGcaccatttatttatattatcaaTAGAATTCAAGTGTCTTCATGAGTcatattttttggagaaaataaaagatgaaagaAACCACTTTCTTCTCCAGGCGGGATCCATATTACCTCAGtatgtgctgcagcagcagcagccagaggTGCTGCTCACCCCACAGATGGTGAACTTCAACCCACAGATGTCTGGTCCCTTTGGGCCCCAGGGGACTCAGCTGCTGTTCCCCACCCACGGCAACCAGCTAACACCCATGTTTGTACCCAACGGCCAGCAGGAGCAGCTCGGGCCCTCACTGGACCCCAACGCTCCCCTTGTGCCTCAGCAGGCCCAAAACCCTATGCAGGTGCGACAATGCAAATAATGTGGTGGCTGCTTATGCTACGTCTCTTATGGATAAATGAATTATTCTttcatatctctctctcttttttttttttttagatgtttccaCAGTTTCAGTACCCTGGTTATGGATTCCCTCAATTTCCCAGACAGCAGGTATGAAgtcaaacactgatgtttttattttctcaattcagacttaaaattgatttaattaattatttatccACAGGGATTCCAGTACTTCATGCCCTCATATGGCTACCCACAGCAGAGAAATACAGTGGTGCTGCCGCCTAACAACGGTCAAcagaacctggagagaaccaCACAGAGGCCACAGCTCCCTCTGCAGGTCAGATGTCTATGATAACTTGATAGATGTTGAGGGAAAGGTGggatattttctttaaaaagattaaaacgCATGACGGCATCAAGAGCTTTATGTTTAAAGTGCTGTTTTACTTTGGCATTTACTTTGAATTTTGTTTAAAACCTGATGACATAGATGTGATTTAATGATAATTACAGCTGAGCATGTTGAGTCATGACTGTGAGGATGTGGTGACTGTGACGCAATGACAACTGTTGACCACACGCTGTCTAGTCGTGGTTGCCTGTTAAAACCAATCAGTCATCCCTGTCATATTGGAGAGTGTTAAATGATACCAACTGTGGCTTATccttgtacattttatttctcaatTCACCTTATTTCATCATATGTTCATTACTTGTTATAGCTAATACAATGCAACCGCATTTTTTTCTATCAATTTTAGCAGGCCTCCCAGCCGAAGGTGcaaacagagagagtgagtaCACTGCACTGCATAACTACTTTATAATTAAGTCAAGTCTGCACTGGTTAAGtcaaatgactttgttttcttaACTTTTGCCTGTGTCAGACATGGCCAGTGGGGACACACAAAGAGGCTACTACAATTCCTCCTAATCCTCGTGGTGACGCGTCAGGTCCTGGGATTGATGAGGTGGGAAATAATGCACCCatacacgctcacacacacacacacacacacacacacacacacacacatacacagtgaacGCAAACTCTGACTTAATAATTCAACTGTCTGCAGGGGAACTCCAATTTCCCGTTCCTGTTTGAGCCATAGATGTCATCTGGAAATAGCAACAAATTGATAATGAAGATATTAATGTCTGTGTATTTGGTTGTTGTCACCAGAAGCTCAAGGTTTTTTAGGTAGTATGCTGTTTCTCTGAATGCAATGTATCTGTCCTCAGATGTTGTATGTGCTATCTTGCTTGttttcaaaacaataaaatgttctaaacaacaaaaaatgtttcACAATGTCACTGTTGcacacaaaaccaaaccaaaaaaaaacccaaaatcaATTACATGAATGTCATTCATGAATACAGTTTGAAGGAAGTCAGATACGATCTCCTCCAAGATGAAAATAAACTGTGTTTCAAGTACCCACAGTGACAGAAAGGACAGTGGGAACAGAGAGGGGGAATTTTATGTTTCAATGATAAATATTATCATGGGCAAGACAATTTATGAGAATACTTAGATCCATGCACgtttctttaatgcaaaaatGCCAATCTTTCTGTCACAGGACCGTCATTAGGtttaacacagacagaaaaatccGCTTCATGAGTAATACATCTATGCTGGTTTAGCACTGCTCAGCTGGGAGTTGTAGTTCAGCAACTTCAGCTGACACTTTTGTAATTCTCTAGGTGTTACACATCTATGAAGGCATGCTTTGTGTGGGAATTAAACACCATGACACCTATGTTCTAAATGAGAGAACTGCACAAACATCAGAGGAGTTGTACTAAAGTGCAGTTTCTTTGTAATATGATATATTCCAGGTAAAAACCCCAATACAATGTTACTCATATCAGGTCAGCCTTTAAACCCTGAGGACATAATGAGCCTAAGGCATGTAGCAAGAACAGTTCTGCTTCCTCTCTCAATATCACCTCCTCTGGGTAACTGAAGTTGCCACAGGGTAGGATCAGCAAGTCTGATGGAACATTTACGTTAACTTATTCTTAGTGTTGCATGTATAAGAAAATCCCTCTCAGATCTGGGATCcttaaaatcaaatgttttatgtATACTGTTACACATACTGACACATGGATAGTTATCATTTTTTAAGGGGGCCAAAAGTGTCTGGTTAgaatctatgtatatatatattgaccAATatattgaaaattaaaaaaaaaaaacatgattacaGCGTGTCAAACATATAGATAAAACCATGTATGCATatattataaacaaataaactacattttaaagacacTATACTGTGATTATGGCAATTATTATAAGCatctgatttatttcttttttttaatttaaaatccatgtacatgttaaatgttttggCTTATTGGTGTAGTATTAGTGTAAcccatatatatacagtagatacatAAAGGTCCATGACAGTTTGCGCTGCTGCACATTGACttagatcttttttttgtgaatattcATTGTCATTAGACATCCGACAGTCTCCGTCACCGTCTGTTTTTGaatatcactttaaaaagtgagaTGCTGTTTTTGCATGTACTAAATGTCTTCAATATCTgttacttattttttattttccttatttattttactgttatttataaAGATGTTCCTTCAGGCATGCTGCTCCCCACAGTGTGAAGTTCCCAATTACATTTTGAAGTCCAAAACgacattgtgatttttttcttaacaCGGATCAAAGATGCCCTTCATTCTCAGCCCTATTCTTTTCTcctactgttttattttgtttatttattataatgtaaAGTATAATACTCACATGACCCCAGTTTGCTGCTGACAGAAGTTAAGCTGCGACAAATATGAGCTTCATTGCTCCTGAAGAACCTgcaaaaaagattatttttgataaatgtATTGGAGACTCCATTCTTAATCTGCTCTATTTATCCACTCCCCTGCTCTGTGCGACAGTATATGTGGCCTTCACTGATACGAACCACTTGGCAAATACTCAGCCACACCCTTCTCAAACAtcttagaataataataatataaatacatattaaatataaatataatataaatttttttatataaaaatatataaaaaaaatataaatatataaacggGAAAGATCATTATTGAAGAGTTGCTGATATATTTGAGTAATTTATGCTGAGTATCCTGCAACATCCTAAATCAAGAGGAAGCAGACAGGAAAGCATTATTCACGGGTGTTGCCTGTTCCCTGCTTAAGCCATCTGATTTGTCATCATAAGTCCAGGTGTTTCTTTATGTGTTGCATCTGTTAAACAATTTGCCTTATAAATGGGCATACAATCAAATATAAGACCAACCTTTAAAGTAATCCTGTATAATAAGAAATGTTTTACACAATTGTATATTATACCTCATATGGGATATTTAACTGATGCTACTCTGCATATCATGTGTATCCAGGTGTGGTTTCAGGCTCTGAAAAGTAACCACACCTTGAAAAGTGGAGGGAAACGATTTCTTAAAAATTGCCATTTCCCAACACTGTTGACGTAAATGACAGGACATCTGCTCCTGTATCTGTATAAAAGACAAGCTCCACGTCCCTAACATCACAACAGCAACCCCACTTGACCATCTCTGTGATTGTCTACTGAAATTGCAAAGAACTGAAGGTAATGACATTCTAattgttgttatcattatttcattatttaatattcTGCCTTCCCTGTGTGGCTTGGTTGCAATTTTGATTTTGGACACAGTGTTGAGCTGAGCAGGTCCTACAGTATTTCTTGGTTTTTAACAGGTGTGATCACTGAAACCATGCTGAAGTTAGTGCTTGTGCTTGGATGCCTCCTGAGCCTCACTCTGGCTCAACCTGTAAGTCAATCTCTCTTATCTTTGCACTTGAATATCACAACTCTTATTGTGATGAAACTGAAACTATATAACCTGCAACTTTTGGATTTGTACAGAGAGACATGGCTCACAAACGTGTTGCCCGCTCAAGTTCTGAGTCTAACTCAGGCTCCAACGAGGTAAGTGACCTCTTAGTACtgtacattcaacattaaaccAGCTGCCTGTTTCTATAGATGTCCTTGGAAAACCCTCTGTTGTACAACTGACTctgaatgtttctgtttttcttgaaGCAAACTACTGGTACTAGTAATATTTCGGTTTCACAACTGCTTGAGCTGCTGAAACTCTTACTCTctaccacaacaactacaactgcagccccgactactactactacaactaaaGCTCctgccaccactgctgctgcaactacCAAGTAGAATGTGAAACTGAAGCAGAGATCATCATGAGAATGAAATCCAATCATGAGCGATGTGCATGTTTGAGatctgtgctgtttttgtttgtctcaacCACACTCAACATTTCAGTTCAAGTAAATGTGGATCAAAATCAGCAGTTTCCCTTATGATATCTGCTTAATAAACTTCACAATTTGAAAAAGATGTTGGCTCAATATgtttcgttttcttttttttaaatattttaagtggATACAAAAGAGCTGCATGTATCTAAGTGCTCCCGTGGCACAGATCTGTAATTATTCCAGAGCCTGGGGGCGCACCTGAAAAGTCTCGGTCACCCCACTGTTAATATCTAGACCTGGAATCGTCAAGCATAGGCTGGTTGGATGACCGGAAATCTCTCCCGTGCTTGCAAACAGGTAAAATGTCTGTTTAATAGGCTGGGGCGAGgc from Solea solea chromosome 10, fSolSol10.1, whole genome shotgun sequence includes the following:
- the LOC131466364 gene encoding integumentary mucin C.1-like, whose translation is MLKLVLVLGCLLSLTLAQPRDMAHKRVARSSSESNSGSNEQTTGTSNISVSQLLELLKLLLSTTTTTTAAPTTTTTTKAPATTAAATTK
- the odam gene encoding uncharacterized protein odam, whose product is MDLKTACLLVCLLRTSFALPLQIGIIASNSNEILRLNGLTLAALAQAQAGSILPQYVLQQQQPEVLLTPQMVNFNPQMSGPFGPQGTQLLFPTHGNQLTPMFVPNGQQEQLGPSLDPNAPLVPQQAQNPMQMFPQFQYPGYGFPQFPRQQGFQYFMPSYGYPQQRNTVVLPPNNGQQNLERTTQRPQLPLQQASQPKVQTERTWPVGTHKEATTIPPNPRGDASGPGIDEGNSNFPFLFEP